The proteins below come from a single Streptomyces sp. B3I8 genomic window:
- a CDS encoding tyrosinase family oxidase copper chaperone, producing MAERTRREAIRALIVTVGALAVAPAVTASRCRRTRDLAAGPDALRGDDGAPGAPADDPTDPRSSTGRPGDPAGADGQRRRFTQTYRGRRIEGTWAAPSRAARSGAGAGDATSGGDDAGQWHITVDGRPLHLMRRADGTWISMVDHYESRATPLAAARAAVDVLSPGSHLREAGRAHDGGRAVAGRTPADHRSIHDM from the coding sequence TTGGCCGAGAGAACTCGCAGGGAAGCCATCCGGGCACTGATCGTGACGGTCGGCGCCCTGGCTGTGGCGCCCGCCGTCACCGCGTCCCGTTGCCGACGCACGCGGGACCTGGCCGCCGGACCGGACGCCCTCAGGGGCGACGATGGCGCCCCGGGCGCTCCGGCCGACGACCCCACCGACCCCCGCTCCTCCACGGGCCGGCCCGGCGACCCGGCGGGAGCGGACGGGCAGCGGCGGAGGTTCACACAGACGTACCGGGGCCGCCGTATCGAGGGCACCTGGGCCGCGCCGAGCCGGGCCGCCCGGAGCGGCGCCGGCGCGGGCGACGCCACGAGCGGCGGAGACGACGCCGGGCAGTGGCACATCACCGTGGACGGCCGCCCGCTGCACCTGATGCGCCGCGCGGACGGCACCTGGATCAGCATGGTCGACCACTACGAGTCACGCGCCACCCCGTTGGCCGCCGCCCGTGCCGCCGTCGATGTGCTCAGCCCCGGCAGCCACCTGCGCGAGGCCGGTAGGGCGCACGACGGAGGGCGGGCCGTCGCGGGCCGGACACCCGCGGACCACCGCTCGATCCACGACATGTGA
- a CDS encoding chaplin, with protein sequence MSRIAKGLALTTVAAAAVAGTAGIAAADADAGAVAAHSPGVVSGNAIQAPIHVPVNVCGNTINVIGALNPAFGNTCVNH encoded by the coding sequence ATGTCGCGTATCGCGAAGGGCCTGGCCCTCACCACCGTTGCCGCCGCGGCTGTGGCGGGCACCGCCGGCATTGCCGCTGCCGACGCTGACGCCGGGGCCGTCGCCGCCCACTCGCCGGGTGTTGTGTCGGGCAACGCCATTCAGGCTCCGATCCACGTGCCGGTCAACGTCTGCGGCAACACGATCAACGTCATCGGCGCGCTGAACCCGGCGTTCGGCAACACCTGCGTCAACCACTGA
- a CDS encoding DUF3344 domain-containing protein — MRFSSGHSLGRAIACACALLSLWAPAATTATAAPPAPSAAQAAPAPAFVPEQWRVPFAERYRALRHGGIVRAAGTAVTCSGGPAHTPGGGRACLDARAGGEGANGDFDMTYVDVDDDPNTYNSSRAELGLPPGAYVRYARLYWGGNLRVGEQKPPADNGRVLVAEPGGHYKELSADTVVGHRATDGADAYQASADVTGLVRSSGSGAYTVAQINVAKGRSAAGSWGGWTLVVAYEKASEPLRHLALWDGFEALAPGTRALVRMHRLPFAPGAHGLVGLVAYNGDRGRTGDSLSVSAGEGARTVLSDSANPPTDVLNSTIAGPDGSSEEMTGSPGLAGPYRPTSSPSGPGPRRSGPVNTLGYDSDVLDLGDATRNGGDRLDFQIVSQRDAAWAGVLFTAVDAQQ, encoded by the coding sequence ATGCGTTTTTCCTCCGGTCATTCCCTGGGCCGCGCGATCGCGTGCGCCTGCGCCCTCCTCTCCCTCTGGGCCCCCGCGGCCACCACAGCCACTGCGGCCCCGCCCGCCCCGTCGGCCGCGCAGGCCGCGCCGGCCCCGGCCTTCGTGCCGGAACAGTGGCGCGTTCCGTTCGCCGAGCGGTATCGCGCCCTGCGGCACGGCGGCATTGTCCGGGCGGCCGGTACCGCCGTGACCTGTTCCGGCGGGCCCGCCCACACCCCGGGCGGCGGCCGCGCCTGTCTCGACGCCCGCGCCGGCGGTGAGGGCGCCAACGGAGACTTCGACATGACGTACGTCGACGTCGACGACGATCCGAACACCTACAACTCCAGTCGCGCCGAACTCGGTCTGCCGCCGGGTGCGTACGTCCGTTACGCACGCCTGTACTGGGGCGGCAACCTGCGCGTCGGCGAGCAGAAGCCGCCCGCGGACAACGGGCGGGTGCTCGTCGCCGAGCCGGGCGGCCACTACAAGGAGCTGTCGGCGGACACCGTCGTCGGTCACCGGGCAACCGACGGCGCGGACGCCTACCAGGCCTCGGCGGACGTCACCGGGCTGGTCCGGTCGAGCGGCTCGGGCGCGTACACGGTGGCGCAGATCAATGTGGCCAAGGGCCGTTCGGCCGCCGGTTCCTGGGGCGGCTGGACGCTGGTGGTGGCGTACGAGAAGGCGTCGGAACCCCTGCGGCACCTGGCGTTGTGGGACGGGTTCGAGGCGCTCGCGCCGGGCACGCGCGCACTGGTGCGCATGCACCGGCTGCCGTTCGCGCCGGGTGCGCACGGCCTCGTGGGACTGGTCGCCTACAACGGCGACCGGGGGCGTACGGGCGACTCGTTGAGCGTGTCGGCGGGCGAGGGGGCGCGCACGGTACTGAGTGATTCCGCCAATCCGCCTACCGACGTATTGAACTCGACCATCGCGGGACCGGACGGATCGTCAGAGGAAATGACCGGATCGCCCGGACTTGCCGGGCCGTATCGGCCGACTTCTTCTCCGAGTGGCCCGGGCCCGCGCCGATCGGGCCCCGTGAACACCCTCGGATACGACTCCGACGTGCTCGATCTCGGCGACGCGACCCGGAACGGGGGTGACCGGTTGGACTTTCAGATCGTTTCACAACGCGACGCGGCCTGGGCCGGGGTGCTCTTCACCGCAGTCGATGCCCAGCAGTGA
- a CDS encoding glycosyltransferase: MRQPTTGRGPLVLHITQPVDGGVARVVGDLVHAQRAAGLRVAVACPDGSRLAGTLRALGAEVHDWPATRSPGRALPGEVRRLRRVLAGTRPDLVHAHSAKAGLVARLTVRGRVPTVFQPHAWSFEAVDGALAALSVRWERWGARWASRVVCVSEAERETGVRAGVRAAWSVVPNGVDTAHHHPAPHADARSGLALLSDTGSDGHEGPLVVCVGRLCRQKGQDVLLRAWPAVVRQVPRARLVLVGDGPEEARLRAAAPASVLFAGAVDEVVPWYRAADLVVLPSRWEGMALAPLEAMACGRPVVLTEVAGARECLPPGEEPVPVERPGPLADRIVALLLDSPLRARLGAEARDHVVATHDVRRTAEAVMEVYRELLAPATPSGPTPGAAPGRAGLTGQPRSAGNARRMAGVRAMWGATGAWSASAAAPRASVRTAHLPKTVRARRTDHVPGGGSVPCASCAVRAEHTTGAEATECRESSHT, encoded by the coding sequence ATGCGCCAGCCAACGACCGGCCGTGGGCCACTCGTCCTGCACATCACCCAGCCGGTCGACGGCGGAGTGGCCCGCGTGGTGGGCGACCTGGTGCACGCCCAGCGGGCCGCCGGTCTCCGCGTGGCCGTGGCCTGCCCTGACGGCTCCCGGCTCGCCGGCACGTTGCGGGCACTCGGCGCGGAGGTGCACGACTGGCCGGCGACCCGCTCCCCGGGGCGTGCGCTGCCCGGAGAGGTACGGCGGCTCCGGCGCGTGCTCGCCGGGACGCGACCGGACCTGGTGCACGCCCACAGCGCGAAAGCCGGGCTCGTGGCCCGGCTCACCGTGCGGGGCCGGGTGCCGACCGTGTTCCAGCCGCACGCCTGGTCGTTCGAGGCGGTGGACGGTGCGCTGGCGGCGCTGTCGGTGCGCTGGGAACGCTGGGGCGCCCGCTGGGCCTCCCGCGTGGTGTGCGTCAGCGAGGCGGAGCGCGAGACCGGCGTACGCGCCGGAGTGCGCGCCGCGTGGAGTGTCGTGCCGAACGGGGTGGACACCGCACACCACCACCCCGCACCGCACGCTGACGCGCGCTCCGGACTCGCTCTCCTCTCCGACACCGGCTCCGACGGCCACGAGGGCCCGCTCGTCGTCTGCGTCGGGCGGTTGTGCCGGCAGAAGGGGCAGGATGTGCTGCTGCGCGCCTGGCCCGCGGTGGTCCGGCAGGTGCCACGGGCGCGGCTGGTGCTGGTCGGGGACGGCCCGGAGGAGGCCCGGCTGCGGGCAGCGGCACCCGCGTCGGTGCTGTTCGCCGGCGCCGTGGACGAGGTCGTGCCCTGGTACCGCGCGGCCGACCTGGTCGTCCTGCCCTCCCGCTGGGAGGGCATGGCGCTGGCGCCCCTGGAGGCGATGGCGTGCGGGCGGCCTGTCGTGCTGACCGAGGTGGCCGGCGCCCGGGAGTGCCTGCCGCCGGGTGAGGAGCCGGTACCCGTCGAGCGGCCGGGCCCGCTGGCCGACCGGATCGTCGCTCTGCTGCTCGATTCCCCGCTGCGTGCCCGCCTCGGTGCGGAGGCCCGCGACCACGTCGTGGCCACGCACGACGTGCGGCGGACGGCGGAGGCAGTCATGGAGGTCTACCGCGAACTGCTCGCCCCCGCGACGCCGTCCGGGCCGACGCCGGGGGCGGCGCCCGGACGCGCGGGGCTCACCGGGCAGCCGCGGAGCGCGGGAAACGCACGGCGCATGGCGGGCGTACGGGCCATGTGGGGTGCGACGGGCGCATGGAGCGCTTCTGCCGCCGCACCGCGCGCCTCCGTCCGCACCGCGCACCTCCCGAAAACCGTGCGTGCCAGACGCACCGACCACGTGCCGGGCGGCGGGTCCGTCCCGTGCGCCTCGTGCGCCGTGCGCGCCGAGCACACCACCGGCGCGGAAGCCACCGAGTGCAGGGAGTCCAGCCACACGTGA
- a CDS encoding sugar transferase: MTAESTVPSPGGQPREYGHSPVSVVPPREAVDDHQLPTGRRPVVHRPSAALLLAVDAGAALLAGLAVDGTRGHPLVVGALLLGVLTLNARAGLHRPPAVPVLLDELPAVCGRIAVSWCALAALTAAFAPAYALSAHALVLGCVLQAAVSGAGRGTVHWLRRRTLARRPGAALVAGDAATAQRVAAAFLRHPGCGLRPVGVVAPAPAPGGDGLPVLTTAEEVRRAFIQNGVRAVLLVAGGGPSTHPHSGPSAHTGTGTGPADIPPGPEHLVLARELVAAGCALWQVDATPPAYGTEQAHFTPYAVQAPYAGASSALSTPTERLAGFVCRRLDNAGRPGPRLATGAKRTLDVLVSGTLLLLVSPLLLGCVLVLRLSDGPGVVFRQERIGKDGLPFTLLKFRTHRPADAHEAATRWSVASEPEMSRFCRFLRRSSLDELLQLWNVFRGDMSLVGPRPERPYFVDTFSQAYPGYAARHRMPVGITGLAQVSGLRGDTSIEDRARFDNAYIDDWSLWQDVCILMRTAAALIRPTGS, translated from the coding sequence GTGACTGCGGAAAGCACCGTTCCCTCCCCCGGCGGACAGCCGCGGGAGTACGGACACTCGCCCGTCTCGGTCGTCCCTCCCCGTGAGGCCGTCGACGATCACCAGTTGCCCACCGGCCGCCGGCCCGTCGTGCACCGACCGTCGGCGGCGCTGCTGCTCGCCGTGGACGCCGGGGCGGCACTGCTCGCCGGCCTCGCGGTGGACGGGACCCGGGGCCACCCGCTGGTCGTGGGGGCGCTGCTGCTCGGCGTGCTCACGCTCAACGCGCGGGCGGGTCTGCACCGCCCGCCCGCCGTGCCCGTGCTCCTCGACGAACTGCCCGCGGTGTGCGGACGGATCGCGGTGAGCTGGTGCGCGCTCGCGGCGCTCACCGCGGCGTTCGCCCCGGCGTACGCGTTGTCCGCGCACGCTCTCGTCCTCGGCTGCGTCCTGCAAGCCGCGGTGAGCGGTGCGGGCCGCGGCACGGTGCACTGGCTGCGCCGCCGGACGCTGGCCCGCCGTCCCGGCGCGGCGCTGGTGGCCGGGGACGCCGCCACCGCCCAGCGGGTGGCCGCGGCCTTTCTGCGCCACCCGGGCTGCGGGCTGCGTCCCGTCGGCGTGGTCGCGCCGGCCCCGGCCCCGGGCGGCGACGGGCTCCCCGTACTGACCACGGCCGAAGAGGTGCGGCGGGCGTTCATCCAGAACGGCGTCCGCGCGGTCCTGCTCGTCGCGGGCGGGGGCCCCAGCACGCATCCCCACTCGGGCCCGAGCGCGCACACGGGCACGGGTACCGGTCCCGCCGACATCCCGCCCGGCCCCGAGCACCTGGTGCTCGCACGCGAACTGGTCGCGGCCGGCTGCGCCCTGTGGCAGGTCGACGCGACGCCACCGGCGTACGGCACGGAGCAGGCGCACTTCACGCCGTACGCCGTGCAGGCCCCGTACGCCGGCGCCTCCTCCGCCCTGAGCACCCCCACCGAGCGGCTCGCCGGCTTCGTCTGCCGACGGCTCGACAACGCCGGGCGGCCGGGCCCGCGCCTCGCCACCGGCGCGAAGCGGACGCTGGACGTCCTGGTCTCCGGCACCCTGCTGCTGCTCGTCTCCCCACTGCTGCTGGGCTGCGTCCTCGTGCTGCGGCTGTCCGACGGGCCCGGCGTGGTGTTCCGGCAGGAGCGGATCGGCAAGGACGGCCTGCCGTTCACCCTCCTGAAGTTCCGTACGCACCGGCCGGCCGACGCGCACGAGGCCGCGACCCGGTGGAGTGTCGCGAGCGAGCCGGAGATGAGCCGGTTCTGCCGGTTCCTGCGCCGCTCCTCGCTGGACGAGCTGCTGCAGCTGTGGAACGTCTTCCGGGGCGACATGAGCCTGGTCGGCCCGCGCCCCGAACGGCCGTACTTCGTCGACACCTTCAGCCAGGCGTACCCCGGTTACGCCGCCCGGCACCGGATGCCGGTCGGGATCACCGGGCTCGCCCAGGTCAGCGGGTTGCGCGGGGACACGTCCATCGAGGACCGGGCCCGCTTCGACAACGCCTACATCGACGACTGGTCGCTCTGGCAGGACGTCTGCATCCTCATGCGCACGGCCGCCGCGCTGATCCGTCCGACGGGGAGCTGA